The Pseudomonas sp. FP2309 genomic sequence GTGGCGGTGCCCAGGGCCAGGGACAGGTTCGCCGGCAGGTCCGATTTGTTGAAGCCAAAGCGCGTGATGTAGTCGATGGTCTTGCCTACGCCCATCGCTTGCAGCAGACGGATCGACACCAGGTTGCGCGACTTGTAGAGCGCCTCGCGGATGCGGATCGGGCCGAGGAACGTGTTGGTGTCGTTCTTCGGACGCCAGACCTTGTCCAGGTACTCGTCGACAAACACGATCGGCGCATCGTTGACCAGGCTGGCGGCGGTGTAGCCGTTATCCAGCGCGGCGCTGTAGATGAACGGTTTGAAGCTCGAGCCCGGTTGGCGCTTGGCCTGGGTGGCGCGGTTGTAGTTGCTCTGCTCAAAGGCGAAACCACCGACCAGGGCACGGATCGCACCGTTCTGCGGGTCGAGGGAGACCAGTGCGCCCTGGGCCAGCGGCACCTGGCTGAATTTTAGGCTGTCGTCCTTCTGGCGTTGCACGCGGATCAGGTCTCCCACTTGCGCAACGTCCGATGGCTGCTTGGGCATCGGGCCCATGCTGTTGGTGTTCAGGAAAGGCCGCGCCCACTTCATGCTGTCCCAGGCCACGTGGGCTTCGCCGGTACGGGTGAGTACCTGCACGCCGTCTTTGTTCACCTGGGTGACGATGGCCGGCTCCAGGCCGCTGATCGCGCGTTGTTTGCCCAGTTCGGTGGCCCAGGCGCTCAGGGTCTTACCCGGCAGGCGTGATTCAGGGCCCCGGTAGCCGTGACGCTGGTCATACGTGATCAGGCCGGAATGCACGGCGTTATTGGCGATTTCCTGGGTGTCGCTTGGCACCGTGGTGGTCACGCGGAAACCTTCGGTGTAGGCCTCGCTGCCGTAGCGTCCGACCATTTCGGCACGGGCCATTTCGGCGATATAGGGTGCGTTCACCTCCGGCGTCGGCACGTGATAGCTGGCATTCAACGGTTCAGCCACGGCACTTTCATAGGCGGCCTGGTCGATCTTGCCCAGCTTGTACATGCGCCCCAGGATCCAGTCGCGACGTTCCTTGCTGCGCGCCGGGTTGGCCAGGGGGTTGAAGCGCGAAGGTGCCTTTGGCAGACCGGCAATCATCGCCATCTGCGCCAGGCTGGCGTCGCGAATCGACTTGCCGTAATACACCTGCGAAGCGGCTTCGATGCCATAGGCGCGGTTGCCCAGGTAGATCTTGTTGACGTAAAGCTCGAGGATTTCGTCCTTGGTCAGCTGCCGTTCGATCTGCAACGCCAGGAGGATCTCGGTGGCCTTACGCGAAAAACTGCGTTCGCTGGTGAGGAAGAAGTTCTTCGCCACCTGCATGGTGATGGTGCTGCCGCCGGATTGAATGTGTCCGCTTTTTACCAACTGCGTGGCGGCACGCACCAGGCTGCTGGGGTCGACGCCATAGTGGTTGGCGAAGTTATCGTCTTCGGCAGACAGCAGGGCGCTGATGAAATTAGGCGGAATATCGGCAAAACGGATCGGTGTGCGGCGCATTTCGCCGAACTCCGCGATCAGTTTTTCATCGCTGCTGTAGACCCGCAAAGGAATCTGCAACTGGATACTTCTGAGGGCCTCTACGGACGGCAAACCCGGACTAAGGTAGAGGTAGGCCCCGCTGAGTACGAGCATCAGCCCGCAGACGATCGCGACAATGGAGTACCCGAAAAACTTCAGCAGACGAATCAAGGCTTTTGGATTTCCAGAGAAAAGAATGAGTTACGCGTCGGGGCATGCATGGCAAACGATGGATCAACCCGAGCTGCAGATAAAAAGCGGGGAAAAACGCTGGGCATTAAAGCATTTTTCGCCTTGGGGCGTCATTCGCGGCGCCTGAACAAGCCGACCGAATGCAGGGTGCACAACAGCAATCAGGCGGTATGACAGGCAAAGTTTTAGGGAGTTTTATGGCAAAGGGATTTTTCAGGCAAAAAGTCGACGCCTTGCTGGGTGTCGACATCAATGACACGTCCATCCGGTTGGTCGAACTGGAGCGTTCAACCACCGGTTACAGTGTCCAGGGCTATACCACTCAGGTGTTGCCTGCCCAGGCGGTAGTCGATGGCACCGTGCTTGACGTCGAGGGTGTGGGGCGCGCTTTGCACACGGCGTTGGCTCGGTTGCAAACCCGCGCCCGTGGCGCGGCGGTGGCGGTTGCGGGGCCATCGGTCATCACGCGGGTGGTCGAGTTGGAGGCTGGGCTCAGCGACGATGAAATGGCATGGATGATCCAGATGGAGGCCGAGCAGTACATACCGTGCCCCCTGGATGACATGGCCATTGACTTTCAGGTGCAGGGCCGCTCGGCTCATGACCCCGCGCGGGTCGAGGTGTTGCTGGCGGCGTGCCTGAAGGAGCAGGTGGAGGCCCGCGAGGCGGTTTTGGCCCTGGCGGGGCTGGTGCCCAAGGTTATCGATGTTGAAGCGTTTGCATTGGCGCGCGCGAACAGTCAGGATTTCGCCAGCTTCACGCCGGGCCATCGAGTCAATGATGCACAATGGGCCGTGGATGCCCAAGGGATGGGAGTTGCCTGCGGGCTGGCCCTGAGGAGTTTCGCTTGAAGACATTGATCAACCTTTTGCCTTGGCGTCAGGCACTGGCAGAGCGGCGACGCAAATATCTCCTGGCGTTTCTGCTGGCGTTTGTCTGTGTGGCGTTGGCGGCCGTGTGGCTGGCGGACCAGGTGATCGATCAGGCGATCGATCGGCAGGTGACGCGCAACAACCACTTGGACAAGGACGTTGCTCTTCAGGCCTCCAGCATCAAGACCATCGACGACCTGCAGGAGCGAAGCCAGCAATTGGCCCAGCGCATGAAGGTCGTGCAGGACCTGCATGATGGCCGTTCGGCCAGTGCCCAACTGTTGGACCAATTGGCGCGTGCAGTGCCCGAGGGTGTCCACCTGCATGAAGTGGTGGCGAAGGGCGATACGGTGAGTATCAGCGGCAGCGCCGAATCCAGTCAGGACATCGCTCAGTTGATGCGCCGTCTGGAGGCCTCCGAAGGTGGCCACGCTGCCCGCCTGCAACATGTGCGAACCGAAGGTGCGCATGGCAACAACGAATTTCAAATGATGGTGCGTCAGGGAGCGTCTTCCGAGGCCCAGCCATGAGCCTGCCCAGGCTCGATTTCTACGCACTGACCCACAACGCTGCAAAATGGCCCTGGCCTGCCAAGGTCTTGCTTGGCTGCGCGCTGGCGGGGATGGTGCTGGTAGTGGGTGAGCTGATGGTCCTGAGTGCATCCCGGCAGCGCTTGTCTCAGGTCGAGACTCAGGGCGAGGTTCTGCAGCGCCGGTTCGCGGAAAACGCCGTCTTCAGCGCTGCCCTCGATGCGCAGGCTGAACAATTGCAGCGTATGCAGTTAAAGGCCGATGAGCTGTTGCAGCAATTGCCCCGTGCGTCTGAAATGCCCGGCCTGCTGGAGGATATCGCCAGGCTGGCACTGGCCAATGGTCTGGTGGTCGAGAGCGTCATGCCATTGGATGAGCGGCCCCAGGCGTTCTATGTCGAGCAACCCGTCCAACTCGGCGTCACTGGGGGTTATCACGACCTGGCAACGTTCGTGAGCGCCTTGGGCAGCCTTTCGCGAATGACCATGGTGCGCGATGTCTCCCTGCAAAGGGATGGCGGCCTGCTGCGCCTGGACATGCTGGCCACCACCTATTGGCTGACGCGGCCAGACGTCAGTCGCGGCGAGGTGCTCCCTCAGCGGCCCTCATTTGTCTACGACGCCACTGCGCTGCGCGATCCGTTCCAGCCATCGGCTCTGCAAGTCGATCATGTGCCGGGGCGGTTTGCGCAGGCTCCGGACCTTGCTCGACCACGGAGCGTGCTGGAAGGCCTTGCGGTGGACCAGTTCAAAATGGTCGGCACGTTGTCCCGCGGCACGCAGACGTTTGCGCTGCTGCAAGCGGCATCAAGGGTCTACCGCCTGGCGGTCGGTGATTACCTGGGGCCGGATCATGGCCGGGTCACGGCGATCCATGCCGGCCATCTCGAGCTGGTCGAGCTGTTCCCCGATGAGCAGGGCGCATGGCTGGAACGCCCGCGAACCCTCGTGCTAAACATCAACTCATAACGGACTAAACCAATGAAAAGGACTTTTTCGTCCTTCGGTGTGGCGCTATGGATAGCGTTCACGGCACCGATGGCTGTCGCTGTGCCCAATCGCATGGATCTGATCCAGTTGCCACCGCCTGGCAACGGAGTGTCGGGCGCCTACAAAGGCGACAAACTTAACCTCAACTTCCAGAACATCGAGTTGCGCGCCGTACTGCAGCAGATCGCTGACGTAGCGGGCCTCAACCTGGTGGCCAGTGACGAGGTGCAAGGCTCGATCACGCTGCGCCTCAAGGATGTGCCCTGGGATCAGGCGTTGGACCTGGTGTTGCAAACCAAAGGCTTGGATAAGCGGATTAACGCCGGCGTGTTGCTCGTGGCGCCGGCCGAAGAGCTGGCCGCGCGCGAACTGCTGACGCTGGAGTCGCGCAAGCAAATGGCCGACCTGGCGCCGTTGCGTCGTGAACTGCTGCAGGTCAATTACGCCAAGGCGGCCGACCTGGCCAAACTGTTCCAGTCGGTGAGCGGCCTGGAAGGTACGACCGATGAGCGCGGCTCGGTGGCGGTGGATGATCGCACCAACAACATCATCGCCTACCAGACCGGCGAGCGACTCGAAGAGCTGCGACGAATCGTGGCGCAGCTGGATATTCCTGTTCGCCAGGTGATGATCGAAGCGCGCATCGTCGAGGCCAATGTCGACTATGACAAAAGCCTGGGTGTGCGCTGGGGGGGGCGGCTCAATCGTGGCAACTGGGCGGCTGGCGGTGTCGACAAGCCCGTGGCTGACGGTGCGCAAGCGCCGGACAACCCGCCCAGCTCACCATTTGTCGACCTGGGTTCGTTGGGCGGTACCTCCGGTCTGGGCATCGCCTATATCACCGATAACCTGCTGTTGGACCTGGAGCTGACGGCCATGGAAAAAACCGGGAACGGCGAAATCGTCTCGCAGCCCAAGGTCGTCACCTCCGACAAAGAGACCGCACGCATCCTCAAGGGCACCGAGATTCCCTACCAGGAATCCACCTCTCAGGGCGCCACGTCGGTGTCATTCAAGGAAGCCTCGTTGTCCCTGGAAGTCACGCCGCAGATCACCCCTGATGACCACGTGATCATGGTGGTCAAGGTGACCAAGGATGAGCCGGACTACCTGAACAAACTCAACGACGTTCCGCCGATCAAGAAAAACGAGGTCAACGCCAAGGTGCTGGTCAAGGATGGCGAGACCATCGTGATTGGCGGAGTTTTCTCCAATACCCAAAGCAAAGTGGTAGATAAAGTGCCATTTTTGGGCGATGTGCCGTATCTTGGCCGCCTTTTCCGGCGCGATGTGCTGGCGGAGAAAAAATCCGAGCTGCTGGTATTCCTGACTCCGCGTATTATGAATAACCAGGCGATTGCTGTGAGTCGTTGATTCTGTGCGAAATTTGATTCTTGTAGGACCGATGGGGGCTGGAAAAAGCACCATCGGCCGTTTGCTGGCCAAAGAGCTGCGCCTGCCATTCAAAGACTCCGATAAGGAAATTGAATTGCGCACGGGTGCCAATATCCCGTGGATCTTCGATAAGGAAGGCGAACTGGGCTTTCGTGACCGCGAGCAGGCGATGATCGCCGAGCTGTGCGGCTGCGACGGCGTGGTATTGGCCACCGGCGGTGGCGCAGTGATGCGCGATGAAAACCGTCGGGCGCTGCATGCCGGCGGACGGGTGGTTTATTTGCACGCATCGGTCGAACAGCAGGTGGGTCGCACCGCCCGCGATCGCAATCGCCCACTGTTGCGCACGGCCAATCCGGAAAAAACCTTGCGCGACCTGCTGACGCTGCGCGATCCGCTGTACCGGGAAATCGCCGATCTGGTGGTGGAAACCGATGAGCGGCCCCCTCGGATGGTGGTGCTGGACATTCTTGAGCGCCTGCAACGGCTGCCACCCCGTTAAAGCCAGGCCCGAAATGCGCTATTCTCGGCGGCGCGCTTTCACCCTACGGGGTGTGGCGTAGAGCCATCAGGCAGTGTCGAATCTTGACGCTGTCGGTCGTCACACCATCTCTAACGCGGGGACACATGCAGACACTTAAGGTCGATCTAGGCGAGCGCAGCTACCCGATCCATATTGGCGAAGGTCTGTTGGACCAGCCCGAGTTGCTCGCACCGCATATTGCCGGGCGGCAAGTGGCGATCATCTCCAACGAAACGGTTGCGCCGCTGTATCTTGAGCGTCTGAGCCGCAGCCTGGCGGCATACTCCGTGATCTCTGTGATTTTGCCCGACGGCGAAGCACACAAGAACTGGGAAACCCTGCAACTGATTTTCGATGGCCTGCTCACTGCACGCCATGACCGGCGTACTACTGTCATTGCCCTGGGCGGCGGCGTGATCGGCGACATGGCAGGCTTCGCGGCCGCCTGCTACCAGCGTGGCGTGGACTTTATCCAAGTGCCGACCACGCTGTTGTCTCAGGTCGATTCGTCGGTGGGCGGCAAGACCGGTATCAACCACCCGTTGGGCAAGAATATGGTGGGTGCGTTCTACCAGCCCCAAGCCGTGCTCATCGACACCGCGACCCTTAACACTCTGCCGCCGCGCGAGCTGTCGGCCGGGTTGGCCGAGGTCATCAAGTACGGCTTGATCTGTGACGAACCATTCCTGGTCTGGCTGGAAGAGCACGTCGACGCCTTGCGCGCCCTTGACCAAGTGGCGCTGACCGAAGCGATCTCCCGCTCCTGCGCCGCCAAGGCGCTGGTGGTCAATGCCGACGAACGTGAGTCCGGCGTGCGGGCCACCCTCAACTTGGGCCACACGTTCGGCCATGCGATCGAAACGCACATGGGCTATGGTGTGTGGCTGCATGGAGAGGCCGTAGCGGCTGGCACAGTGATGGCGTTGGAGATGTCGCATCGCCTGGGCTGGATCACCGCCCAGGAGCGCGATCGCGGTATCCGCCTGTTCCAGCGTGCCGGCTTGCCGGTGATTCCGCCGCAGGAGATGACCGAGGCGGACTTCCTCGAACATATGGCGATAGACAAGAAAGTGATCGACGGTCGACTGCGACTGGTGCTGCTGCGCCACATGGGTGAAGCAGTCGTGACCGACGATTATCCGAAAGAGATTTTACAGGCCACGCTGGGAGCGGATTACCGCGCCCTGGCCCAGCTTAAAGGTTAATAAGATCCCGATGACTAGTTTGCATGCCGACGAGGCGTTCCTCGGCCATTACCACCTGAGCCACGACCCTTTTGCGCCGCGGGTGCCAGGTTTCAAATTCTTCCCGGCCCAGCGCAAACCGGTGCTGGGCCAGTTGCACCACCTCGCGCGCTACAGCCAGTTGCTGTTGGTCGTGACCGGCCCGCTGGGCAGCGGCAAGACCCTGTTGCGCCAGGCCCTGGTGGCCAGCACCAACAAGCAGTCGGTACAGAGCGTGGTGGTGTCGGCCCGTGGTGCCGGTGATGCGGCAGGCGTGTTGCGCCAGGTTGCACAGGCGCTGGACGTGTCCACTGCCGAGCCGAACGCGATCCTCAAGCAAGTGGTGCAACTGGGGCTGACCGGCCAGGAAGTCTATCTGCTGGTGGATGATGCCGAGCAGCTTGACGAGTCCGCCCTCGAAGCGCTGTTGGCGCTGGCGGCGGGTACGCCTGAAGGTCGCCCCCATGTGTTCCTGTTCGGTGAGTCGTCGTTGATCGCCGATCTGGAACAGATCAGTGGTGATCAGGAGCTGTTCCACGTCATCGAACTGCAGCCATACGAGGAGGACGAAACCCGCGAATACCTGGCTCAACGCCTCGAAGGCGCAGGGGCCGGTATCGAACTTTTCTCCGCTTCTCAGATCTCTGATATTCACGACAGCGCAGGCGGCTGGCCAGGCACCATCAACCAGGTTGCCCGCGATGCAATGATCGAAGCCATGATTGCCAGCCGCTCTGCGGTCAAGCGTCCAAAGATGGGGTTCACTATGCCTAAGAAGCACGTATTGGCGATTTCCGCCGTTGTCGTGGTCGCCGTTGCCGCCGCCTGGCTGATCCCCGGTCGCAGCAAGGCCCCGACCACCGCCGGCGCGCCAACCGAACAGGCGCAGTTGCCGCTGGGCAAGCCCACGCCAAACGTTGAATTTGCCAACTCCGGCCAACCGACCAACCTGCCGATGGTCGGTCAGCCAGTGATGCGCGGTCCGCTTGCCGAAGAGGCCGGAGGTATTTCCGAAGGCGACGATGGCGTTCCGGTGGAAGGCTCCAGTACCACGCCGCCGACCGTGACCACCACGGCACCACCGGCGGGCGTCCCAGCGGGTCAGCCGGCTGCCAAGCCGGTGCCGACGCCTACGGTCGCCACCGCCAACCCCGCACCGGTCACCAAACCTGTCGCGCCTGCGCCGGCTGCCAAACCGGCGCCAGCGGCCAAGCCAGCTGAAAAACCTGCCACCGTTGCCAAAGCGGGCGCCGCGGGCAGCAGTTGGTACAGCAGCCAGCCTACCGGCAACTTCGTGGTGCAGGTCCTGGGCACCAGCTCCGAAGCCAACGCCCAGGCGTTCGTGAAAGAGCAGGGCGGCGAGTACCGTTATTTCAAGAAAGTGCTCAACGGCAAGCCTCTCTACGTGATCACTTACGGCAGCTTCCCAACCCGCGCCGCAGCTGATTCGGCGATCAAAGCCTTGCCAGCGAAGGTTCAGGCTGGTAAACCTTGGCCTCGCACGGTTGCCAGCGTTCAACAAGAACTGGCCACAACTCGCTGAAGATCCGGCGGCCTTACCCAGGCCGCCCTCCCGGCACCTCAAAATTAAAATCGCAAGTGCGTTCGACCTCTACAGGCCGCGCGCTTTGTGGTGTCTGCGTCACAGTAGCTTTTGAGTCGTAGCGGTCAGAATTAAAAAAGTTTTGACTAGCACAGCGTATCGCTTTAAACCTTTCATAAATGCGACATAGATTTGCGACATTTCGTCGCTAAATTTGTGAGCGTCTGTGTCGGTGTGTACAATGACCTCCCTTTTGCCCCCGCTAAGCCGGCGTACGTTCGGCGTGGAAGGTAACCGGTTGAATTGAAAAGAAATTTGCCTCGGTATAAGAGGCAGCCTGGTGAGAAAGTGTCTATGAAAGCAGGTCTGTACCAACCCGATGAATTCAAGGATAACTGTGGTTTCGGCCTGATAGCCCACATGCAGGGCGAGCCCAGTCATACCCTTTTGCAAACGGCCATCGAGGCCCTGACCTGCATGACCCACCGCGGTGGGATCAACGCCGACGGCAAGACCGGTGACGGTTGCGGCTTGCTGATTCAAAAGCCCGACCAGTTCCTGCGCGCCGTCGCCAAAGAGCATTTCGCGGTCGACCTGCCCAAGCAATACGCCGTAGGCATGGTGTTCTTCAACCAGGACCCGGTCAAAGCCGAAGCCGCGCGCGAGAACATGAATCGCGAGATCATCGCTGCCGGCCTGCAACTCGTCGGCTGGCGCAAAGTGCCGATCGACACCAGCGTGCTCGGTCGCCTGGCCCTTGAGCGCCTGCCGCAGATCGAGCAAGTGTTCATCGCCGGCGACGGCCTGAGCGACCAGGACATGGCGATCAAGCTGTTCACCTCCCGTCGCCGCTCGTCCGTGGCCAACGCCGCCGATGCCGATCACTACATCTGCAGCTTTTCGCACAAGACCATCATTTATAAAGGCCTGATGATGCCGGCGGACTTGACCGCCTTCTATCCGGACCTGAGCGACGAGCGCCTGCAAACCGCGATCTGCGTGTTCCACCAGCGCTTCTCCACCAACACCCTGCCGAAATGGCCGCTGGCTCAGCCATTCCGCTTCCTCGCCCACAACGGCGAGATCAACACCATCACCGGTAACCGCAACTGGGCCGTTGCCCGTCGCACCAAGTTCGCCAACGATCTGATGGACCTCGAAGAGCTTGGCCCGCTGGTCAACCGCGTGGGGTCGGACTCCTCCAGCATGGACAACATGCTCGAACTGATGGTCACCGGCGGTATCGACCTGTTCCGTGGCGTGCGCATGATCATTCCGCCTGCGTGGCAGAACGTCGAAACCATGGACCCGGATCTGCGTGCGTTCTACGAGTACAACTCGATGCACATGGAACCGTGGGACGGTCCGGCCGGCGTGGTCATGACCGATGGCCGCTACGCCGTGTGCCTGCTCGACCGTAACGGCCTGCGCCCGGCGCGTTGGGTCACCACCACCAACGGCTTCATCACCCTCGCCTCGGAAATCGGCGTGTGGAACTATCAGCCCGAAGACGTGATTGCCAAAGGCCGCGTCGGCCCAGGCCAGATCCTGGCCGTGGACACCGAAACCGGGCAGATCCTCGACACCGACGCCATCGACAACCGTTTGAAGTCCCGTCACCCGTACAAGCAATGGCTGCGCAAGAACGCCCTGCGTATCCAGGCGACCATGGAAGACAACGACCACGGTTCGGCCTTCTACGACATCGACCAGCTCAAGCAGTACATGAAGATGTACCAGGTCACGTTCGAAGAGCGTGACCAGGTGCTGCGTCCGCTCGGCGAGCAAGGCTACGAGGCCGTCGGCTCCATGGGCGACGATACGCCGATGGCCGTGCTGTCCCAGCGCGTGCGCACGCCGTACGACTATTTCCGCCAGCAGTTCGCCCAGGTGACCAACCCACCGATCGACCCGCTGCGTGAAGCCATCGTGATGTCCCTGGAAGTCTGCCTCGGTGCCGAGCGCAACATCTTCCAGGAATCGCCTGAGCATGCTTCGCGCGTGATCCTCAGCTCGCCGGTCATTTCCCCGGCCAAGTGGCGCTCGCTGATGAACCTGGATCGTCCAGGCTTCGACCGCCAGATCATCGACCTGAACTACGACGAGAGCCTGGGCCTTGAAGCCGCGGTGCGTAACGTCGCGGACCAGGCCGAAGAAGCCGTGCGTGCCGGTCGTACTCAGATCGTGCTGACCGACCGCCATATCGCGCCCGGCAAGTTGCCGATCCACGCCTCCCTCGCCACCGGCGCGGTGCACCACCGCCTGACCGAAAAAGGCCTGCGTTGCGACTCCAACATCCTCGTGGAAACCGCCACTGCCCGCGACCCGCACCACTTCGCGGTGTTGATCGGTTTCGGCGCCTCGGCGGTGTACCCGTTCCTGGCGTACGAAGTACTGGGCGACCTGATCCGCACCGGTGAAGTGCTGGGCGACCTCTACGAGGTGTTCAAGAACTACCGCAAAGGCATCACCAAGGGCCTGCTGAAGATCCTGTCGAAGATGGGCATCTCCACCGTCACGTCCTACCGCGGCGCTCAATTGTTCGAAGCTATCGGCCTGTCCGAAGAAGTCTGCGAGCTGAGCTTCCGTGGCGTGCCAAGCCGCATCAAGGGTGCGCGTTTCGTCGACATCGAAGCCGAACAGAAAGCCCTGGCAGCCGAAGCCTGGAGCGCGCGCAAGCCGATCCAGCAAGGCGGCCTGCTCAAGTTCGTGCACGGTGGCGAATACCACGCGTACAACCCGGACGTGGTCAGCACCCTGCAAGCCGCTGTGCAGCAGGGCGACTACGCCAAGTTCAAGGCATACACGAGCCTGGTGGATAACCGCCCGGTGTCGATGATCCGCGACCTGTTCAAGGTGAAGACCCTGGACACGCCGATGGACATCAGCGAAGTCGAGCCGCTGGAGTCGATCCTCAAGCGCTTCGACTCCGCCGGTATTTCCCTGGGCGCGCTGTCGCCGGAGGCTCACGAAGCCCTGGCCGAAGCCATGAACCGCCTGGGGGCGCGTTCCAACTCCGGCGAAGGCGGCGAAGACCCGGCGCGCTACGGCACCATCAAAAGCTCGAAAATCAAGCAGGTCGCCACCGGCCGTTTCGGCGTAACCCCCGAATACCTGGTCAACGCCGAAGTGCTGCAGATTAAAGTCGCACAGGGCGCCAAGCCCGGTGAAGGCGGGCAGTTGCCAGGTGGCAAGGTCAACGGTCTGATCGCCAAGCTGCGTTATGCAGTGCCGGGCGTGACCCTGATTTCGCCGCCGCCGCACCACGACATCTACTCCATTGAAGACTTGTCGCAGCTGATTTTCGACCTCAAGCAAGTCAACCCGCAGGCCTTGGTCTCGGTGAAACTGGTGGCGGAAGCCGGCGTGGGCACCATCGCCGCCGGCGTGGCCAAGGCTTATGCCGACCTGATCACCATCTCCGGCTATGACGGCGGCACCGGCGCTTCGCCGCTGACCTCCATCAAGTACGCCGGTGCACCATGGGAACTGGGCCTGGCGGAAACCCACCAGACCCTGCGCGGCAACGACCTGCGCGGCAAAGTGCGGGTACAGACCGACGGCGGCCTGAAAACCGGCCTCGACGTGATCAAGGCCGCGATCCTCGGCGCCGAAAGCTTCGGCTTCGGCACGGCGCCCATGATCGCCCTGGGTTGCAAATACCTGCGCATCTGCCACCTGAACAACTGCGCCACCGGCGTGGCAACCCAGAACGAGAAGCTGCGCAAGGATCACTACATCGGCACCGTCGACATGGTGGTGAATTTCTTCACCTACGTCGCCGAAGAAACCCGGGAGTGGCTGGCCAAGCTGGGCGTGCGCTCGCTCGAAGAGCTGATCGGCCGTACCGACCTGCTGGAGATCCTTCAGGGCCAGACCGCCAAGCAGCAACACCTGGACCTGACGCCGTTGTTGGGCAGCGATCACATCCCGGCCGACAAGCCGCAGTTCTGCGGCGTGGAACGTAACCCGCCGTTCGACAAGGGCCTGCTGGCCGAGAAGATGGTCGAGATGGCGGCTTCTTCGATCAGCGACGCCAGCGGTGGCGAGTTCGACCTGGATATCTGCAACTGCGACCGCTCCATCGGCGCACGCATCTCCGGCGAAATCGCGCGCAAACACGGCAACCAAGGCATGGCCAAGGCGCCGATCACCTTCCGCTTCAAGGGCACTGCGGGCCAGAGCTTCGGCGTGTGGAACGCCGGCGGTCTGCACATGTACCTGGAAGGCGACGCCAACGACTACGTAGGCAAGGGCATGACCGGCGGCAAACTGGTCATCGTTGCGCCTAAAGGCAGCGTCTACAAATCCCAGGACAGTGCCATCATCGGCAACACCTGCTTGTACGGCGCCACTGGTGGCAAGCTGTTTGCCGCAGGGACTGCCGGTGAGCGTTTCGCCGTGCGTAACTCCGGTGCCCACACCGTGGTCGA encodes the following:
- a CDS encoding PilN domain-containing protein, whose protein sequence is MKTLINLLPWRQALAERRRKYLLAFLLAFVCVALAAVWLADQVIDQAIDRQVTRNNHLDKDVALQASSIKTIDDLQERSQQLAQRMKVVQDLHDGRSASAQLLDQLARAVPEGVHLHEVVAKGDTVSISGSAESSQDIAQLMRRLEASEGGHAARLQHVRTEGAHGNNEFQMMVRQGASSEAQP
- a CDS encoding pilus assembly protein PilP; this encodes MSLPRLDFYALTHNAAKWPWPAKVLLGCALAGMVLVVGELMVLSASRQRLSQVETQGEVLQRRFAENAVFSAALDAQAEQLQRMQLKADELLQQLPRASEMPGLLEDIARLALANGLVVESVMPLDERPQAFYVEQPVQLGVTGGYHDLATFVSALGSLSRMTMVRDVSLQRDGGLLRLDMLATTYWLTRPDVSRGEVLPQRPSFVYDATALRDPFQPSALQVDHVPGRFAQAPDLARPRSVLEGLAVDQFKMVGTLSRGTQTFALLQAASRVYRLAVGDYLGPDHGRVTAIHAGHLELVELFPDEQGAWLERPRTLVLNINS
- the aroK gene encoding shikimate kinase AroK, with protein sequence MRNLILVGPMGAGKSTIGRLLAKELRLPFKDSDKEIELRTGANIPWIFDKEGELGFRDREQAMIAELCGCDGVVLATGGGAVMRDENRRALHAGGRVVYLHASVEQQVGRTARDRNRPLLRTANPEKTLRDLLTLRDPLYREIADLVVETDERPPRMVVLDILERLQRLPPR
- a CDS encoding penicillin-binding protein 1A, which encodes MRLLKFFGYSIVAIVCGLMLVLSGAYLYLSPGLPSVEALRSIQLQIPLRVYSSDEKLIAEFGEMRRTPIRFADIPPNFISALLSAEDDNFANHYGVDPSSLVRAATQLVKSGHIQSGGSTITMQVAKNFFLTSERSFSRKATEILLALQIERQLTKDEILELYVNKIYLGNRAYGIEAASQVYYGKSIRDASLAQMAMIAGLPKAPSRFNPLANPARSKERRDWILGRMYKLGKIDQAAYESAVAEPLNASYHVPTPEVNAPYIAEMARAEMVGRYGSEAYTEGFRVTTTVPSDTQEIANNAVHSGLITYDQRHGYRGPESRLPGKTLSAWATELGKQRAISGLEPAIVTQVNKDGVQVLTRTGEAHVAWDSMKWARPFLNTNSMGPMPKQPSDVAQVGDLIRVQRQKDDSLKFSQVPLAQGALVSLDPQNGAIRALVGGFAFEQSNYNRATQAKRQPGSSFKPFIYSAALDNGYTAASLVNDAPIVFVDEYLDKVWRPKNDTNTFLGPIRIREALYKSRNLVSIRLLQAMGVGKTIDYITRFGFNKSDLPANLSLALGTATLTPMEIATGWSTFANGGYKITPYLIDKIESRNGDTLFTANPPRVPGDVVNGVAATDGMAAPSTGGITIEPTPGAAPAANAAPTEPQTPAVAERIVDARTTYILNSILEDVIKKGTGRRALALGRADIAGKTGTTNESKDAWFSGYNADYVTTVWTGYDQPESLGRREFGGTVALPIWMSYMGAALKDKPLHTQPEPEGILSLRIDPISGRAASPSTPNAYFELFKSEDTPPSVNELGNGVVPGSPLPADEAAPIDLF
- the pilM gene encoding type IV pilus biogenesis protein PilM, with translation MAKGFFRQKVDALLGVDINDTSIRLVELERSTTGYSVQGYTTQVLPAQAVVDGTVLDVEGVGRALHTALARLQTRARGAAVAVAGPSVITRVVELEAGLSDDEMAWMIQMEAEQYIPCPLDDMAIDFQVQGRSAHDPARVEVLLAACLKEQVEAREAVLALAGLVPKVIDVEAFALARANSQDFASFTPGHRVNDAQWAVDAQGMGVACGLALRSFA
- the aroB gene encoding 3-dehydroquinate synthase, whose product is MQTLKVDLGERSYPIHIGEGLLDQPELLAPHIAGRQVAIISNETVAPLYLERLSRSLAAYSVISVILPDGEAHKNWETLQLIFDGLLTARHDRRTTVIALGGGVIGDMAGFAAACYQRGVDFIQVPTTLLSQVDSSVGGKTGINHPLGKNMVGAFYQPQAVLIDTATLNTLPPRELSAGLAEVIKYGLICDEPFLVWLEEHVDALRALDQVALTEAISRSCAAKALVVNADERESGVRATLNLGHTFGHAIETHMGYGVWLHGEAVAAGTVMALEMSHRLGWITAQERDRGIRLFQRAGLPVIPPQEMTEADFLEHMAIDKKVIDGRLRLVLLRHMGEAVVTDDYPKEILQATLGADYRALAQLKG